A DNA window from Mesorhizobium sp. C432A contains the following coding sequences:
- a CDS encoding glycosyl hydrolase 108 family protein, which translates to MDRNFVRALALVLKSEGLWSDNPADPGGATMKGVTIANFRRYVKADATKDDLRHITDAQIATVYRRFYWDAVAGAELPDGVDYATFDFAVNSGPSRAAKYLQAVVGVAQDGRIGPATMAALGKKSPGAVIDALCDNRLTFLKGLKTWPTFGKGWASRVESVRRASRSMTIQPAPAKPIPASQPPVAPPAAPDPAYVERNPFWAGLFAILKAIFGRK; encoded by the coding sequence ATGGACCGCAATTTCGTGCGGGCGCTCGCGCTCGTTCTCAAATCGGAAGGGCTCTGGTCGGACAATCCGGCCGATCCGGGCGGCGCCACCATGAAGGGAGTTACCATTGCCAATTTCCGCCGCTATGTGAAGGCGGATGCGACGAAGGACGATCTGCGCCATATCACCGATGCGCAGATCGCCACTGTTTATCGCCGCTTTTATTGGGATGCGGTCGCTGGCGCCGAACTACCCGATGGTGTCGATTATGCCACCTTTGACTTCGCGGTCAACAGCGGCCCGAGCCGAGCTGCGAAGTATCTGCAAGCCGTGGTCGGTGTGGCGCAGGACGGGCGCATAGGCCCTGCCACCATGGCCGCGCTAGGCAAGAAGTCACCCGGCGCGGTCATCGACGCTCTCTGCGACAATCGGCTGACCTTCCTGAAGGGGCTCAAGACATGGCCCACCTTCGGCAAGGGCTGGGCCTCTCGCGTCGAGAGCGTGCGCCGGGCGTCACGGTCGATGACGATACAGCCGGCGCCCGCGAAGCCCATCCCGGCTTCACAGCCACCCGTAGCGCCTCCTGCCGCTCCTGATCCGGCCTATGTCGAGCGCAATCCGTTTTGGGCGGGCCTGTTCGCTATCCTCAAAGCCATCTTCGGAAGGAAATGA